One Pelorhabdus rhamnosifermentans genomic window carries:
- the cbiD gene encoding cobalt-precorrin-5B (C(1))-methyltransferase CbiD codes for MSGELLREGYTTGSCAAAAAKAAARAIQGEMITTTVILSPQGQAITVPIDSVQVTPEGGYACVIKDGGDDPDITHGTKIIVHVKLTNQIDICLQAGSGVGIVTKPGLSVPVGQPAINPGPRLMIERALREVLPRDQGAIVTISVPNGKELAKKTLNPTLGIEGGISIIGTTGIVKPMSEEAFKNSLTPQISVVRALGYEDIVFVPGRIGQDVAIEKLKLPAELVVQTSNFIGHMLEQAVRLGMKRVLLIGHLGKLAKVAAGVFHTHNRVADARMETLGAYAAACGASQAAVKAILACTTTEAAITIIAQYKLQSVYQVIASRASIRAQRYVFGDLTVGTVVVTLAGEILAADEIAQDIGGALGWNIKSL; via the coding sequence ATGTCTGGAGAGTTGTTAAGAGAAGGCTATACAACAGGATCCTGTGCGGCAGCCGCGGCAAAAGCCGCTGCGCGCGCAATACAAGGTGAAATGATTACGACTACCGTGATTTTATCCCCCCAGGGACAAGCTATTACTGTGCCGATTGATTCAGTCCAAGTCACGCCAGAAGGCGGCTATGCCTGCGTTATTAAAGACGGTGGCGATGATCCTGATATTACGCATGGTACGAAAATTATTGTTCATGTGAAATTAACCAATCAGATAGATATTTGTTTACAAGCAGGTAGTGGAGTGGGCATTGTTACTAAGCCTGGCTTATCTGTTCCGGTAGGTCAGCCTGCCATTAATCCGGGACCTCGTTTAATGATTGAACGTGCTCTGCGTGAAGTACTTCCACGAGATCAGGGAGCGATTGTGACGATTTCAGTACCTAATGGCAAAGAACTTGCCAAGAAAACGCTTAATCCTACGCTTGGTATTGAAGGCGGTATTTCCATTATTGGCACAACAGGCATTGTGAAACCTATGAGTGAAGAAGCTTTTAAAAATTCTCTGACGCCCCAAATTAGTGTTGTCAGAGCCCTTGGATATGAGGACATTGTTTTTGTACCCGGTCGGATTGGTCAGGATGTGGCCATAGAGAAATTGAAATTGCCTGCGGAGCTTGTTGTGCAGACAAGCAACTTTATTGGTCACATGCTGGAACAGGCTGTACGTTTAGGGATGAAGAGGGTTCTTTTGATTGGCCATTTAGGTAAACTCGCGAAAGTTGCCGCTGGTGTTTTTCATACCCATAATCGTGTGGCTGATGCCAGAATGGAAACGTTAGGCGCTTATGCGGCAGCTTGTGGCGCATCGCAAGCTGCCGTGAAAGCAATCTTGGCTTGTACTACGACAGAAGCGGCTATAACGATTATCGCGCAATATAAACTGCAGTCTGTTTATCAGGTTATCGCCAGCCGGGCCAGCATTCGGGCACAGCGCTATGTTTTTGGTGACCTCACTGTGGGCACAGTCGTTGTCACGCTAGCAGGTGAGATTTTGGCTGCCGATGAAATCGCGCAGGATATTGGGGGAGCATTAGGATGGAACATAAAATCATTGTAG
- a CDS encoding S1 family peptidase — protein sequence MSKKWLFFIFILLVSFVIAASCFAAPLPTSQFNRQQAIDTFFKDKTLDPIEGIWLTDDDSYELAIVKNTFSVCSGHDYIGFITEATPHNWKPGEIKLALKKTTMDKLFVGSLYEYSQQLLIFTEKQVLGTSFHLMGNNMLQYTNNKKERKMFIRIYPTSETSKNNSNTFSGSGTGFFVTPHLIVTNYHVVKTAKTIEIKDRNEQLTSATVVAKDPANDLAILKVKEPESSVTPLSLGNVSESKNGDTVYTVGFPMPTVLGAKAKLSEGIINSTTGFQDDVRMYQISIPIQPGNSGSPLFNTKGQVLGVVCSTMDPLKSLALSGSFPQNVNFSMKINYINNLLSTLPDEIPLPVKQTENNLTPAQIMDLAKNSVVQIVVK from the coding sequence ATGTCTAAGAAATGGTTATTTTTTATTTTTATACTACTGGTATCTTTCGTTATTGCCGCCTCCTGTTTTGCCGCCCCCCTGCCAACAAGTCAGTTCAATCGCCAGCAAGCCATAGATACGTTCTTTAAAGATAAAACCCTTGACCCTATTGAAGGAATTTGGCTGACCGACGACGACAGTTATGAACTTGCTATTGTTAAAAATACTTTTTCAGTATGTTCAGGACATGATTATATTGGATTCATCACCGAAGCAACTCCACATAACTGGAAACCCGGCGAAATAAAGCTGGCGTTAAAAAAAACAACTATGGATAAATTATTTGTCGGATCGTTATACGAATATTCACAGCAGCTTTTAATTTTTACTGAAAAACAAGTATTGGGAACTTCCTTTCATCTCATGGGCAATAATATGCTGCAATACACTAACAATAAAAAAGAAAGAAAAATGTTTATAAGAATATATCCAACAAGCGAAACAAGTAAGAATAACAGCAATACCTTTAGTGGTTCCGGTACAGGATTCTTCGTTACACCGCATCTCATTGTAACAAATTATCATGTTGTCAAAACAGCTAAAACAATTGAAATTAAAGATCGAAATGAACAATTGACATCCGCCACTGTTGTAGCAAAAGATCCTGCAAACGATTTAGCCATTTTAAAAGTTAAAGAACCGGAAAGCTCCGTGACCCCCTTAAGTCTAGGCAATGTCTCAGAATCTAAAAATGGCGACACTGTATATACCGTCGGATTTCCCATGCCCACTGTATTAGGCGCAAAAGCGAAACTGAGTGAAGGAATTATTAACAGTACAACAGGCTTTCAGGACGATGTACGAATGTACCAAATTAGCATACCCATTCAACCAGGAAACAGCGGCAGCCCGTTATTTAATACGAAAGGACAAGTTTTAGGTGTCGTCTGTTCCACGATGGACCCCCTCAAGTCGCTTGCACTAAGTGGATCATTTCCGCAGAATGTTAATTTTTCCATGAAAATTAATTATATAAATAATCTACTTAGCACACTTCCAGATGAAATACCATTACCTGTCAAACAAACTGAAAATAACCTAACGCCTGCCCAAATTATGGATCTTGCCAAAAACTCGGTAGTACAAATAGTCGTTAAATAA
- a CDS encoding ArnT family glycosyltransferase: protein MKKNMMSVTLFFVSLLFYLAFNQHVPITDPVESNYALTAKEMVLSGNFLSPQIYGQYWYDKPIMIYWLIAGSFQLFGLTEFAARFPAALFSALSVTVLYRFTYSLSGRRHALLSALILGTSLEYWLLARFVITDSVLFFFSSLSLAWLYQGMIGKGIFYYYGAYAAAGLAVLTKGPVGLVLPGLIVLLFITVRREWRILTELCWGRGLTIFFGVAAPWYYLMYLQHGMDFINTFLGLHNYLRATVSEHPKDNVFYYYLVLFPFSLLPWTGLLFPAVWQAVKKTSRLHCYLLTWFVTILVFYTLMATKYPTYVFPAAFPAAILMGEYLEKMLAEGSKKFGLIITFPTLLLLLLFAAAGRFVPHSLTVTGMQLICLCMIGCLIFIHIKTNRAFLVVSVIAMTLCSSLLLMNAALVPLAHYRSAKEVMRSIPENGALVGMYGEYMTSADYYSGYVIPRLTAMPEVRATDSVWSGKYTMPIQTLADFLSQKQPGQRVFVLMKNQEAVDFTALSDAVNFLKIDEQQGMSLYEWIPSK from the coding sequence TTGAAGAAAAATATGATGAGTGTAACGTTGTTTTTTGTGTCGCTCCTGTTCTATTTGGCGTTTAATCAACATGTGCCTATTACGGATCCTGTAGAGTCCAATTATGCTTTGACTGCCAAAGAAATGGTACTGTCAGGAAACTTTTTATCGCCGCAAATTTATGGCCAGTATTGGTATGATAAGCCGATTATGATTTATTGGCTTATTGCAGGTTCTTTTCAGTTGTTTGGTCTGACTGAATTTGCTGCACGGTTTCCGGCGGCACTATTTAGTGCATTGAGTGTGACTGTTCTTTACCGCTTTACATATAGTTTATCAGGACGCCGGCATGCCTTGTTAAGCGCACTTATTTTAGGCACATCGCTGGAATATTGGTTACTAGCCAGGTTCGTCATTACAGATAGCGTTCTGTTTTTTTTCTCCAGTCTGTCATTAGCTTGGTTGTATCAGGGCATGATAGGCAAAGGAATATTTTATTATTACGGTGCTTATGCGGCAGCAGGTCTGGCTGTTTTAACCAAAGGCCCAGTAGGTCTTGTTTTGCCTGGTTTGATTGTACTATTGTTTATTACTGTGCGGCGCGAATGGAGAATTTTAACTGAATTATGTTGGGGGCGGGGGCTGACCATTTTTTTCGGTGTTGCTGCTCCCTGGTATTATCTGATGTATCTTCAGCATGGCATGGACTTTATTAATACTTTTTTGGGTCTGCATAATTATTTGCGGGCCACTGTTTCTGAACATCCGAAAGATAATGTTTTTTATTATTATTTGGTGTTATTTCCATTTAGCTTGTTGCCTTGGACGGGCCTTTTGTTTCCAGCAGTTTGGCAGGCTGTCAAAAAAACGAGCAGGCTTCATTGTTATCTGTTGACTTGGTTTGTGACTATTCTTGTTTTTTATACACTGATGGCTACGAAATATCCGACTTACGTTTTTCCAGCAGCTTTTCCAGCGGCCATTTTGATGGGCGAGTATTTGGAAAAAATGCTTGCCGAGGGAAGTAAAAAGTTTGGTCTTATCATCACATTCCCGACTCTTTTGCTGTTGTTGCTATTTGCTGCAGCTGGGCGTTTTGTTCCGCACAGCTTAACAGTTACAGGGATGCAACTAATTTGTTTGTGTATGATAGGGTGTCTCATTTTTATTCATATAAAAACCAATCGGGCTTTTCTTGTGGTTTCTGTGATTGCCATGACGTTGTGCAGTAGTTTACTTCTTATGAATGCAGCCTTAGTACCACTTGCTCACTATCGGTCAGCTAAGGAAGTGATGCGCAGCATACCTGAAAATGGGGCACTTGTTGGCATGTATGGTGAATATATGACTTCCGCTGACTATTATAGCGGCTATGTTATACCGAGACTTACAGCGATGCCTGAGGTGCGTGCTACTGACAGTGTCTGGTCAGGAAAATATACCATGCCAATACAAACACTGGCCGATTTTTTGAGTCAGAAACAGCCGGGCCAGCGTGTATTTGTGTTGATGAAAAATCAGGAGGCAGTTGATTTTACGGCTTTGTCTGATGCGGTGAATTTTCTCAAAATAGATGAACAACAAGGAATGAGTCTGTATGAATGGATTCCCTCCAAATAG
- a CDS encoding ArnT family glycosyltransferase, whose protein sequence is MKRLLPGLWVIIVISLFVVFFQLGYVPLIDPDEPVYAETPLEMLQTHDWISPRIYGEFWYDKPPLYYWFVATSFSIFGRSDFAARLPSALMATFTAILVYQAGVRLFDRRVGLFSGLILVTSFEFFYIAKGAVTDMTLTFCLTAALLAFLFKRYTWIYVFAALATVAKGPIGLAFPGIIILLYLAAGKRWSFLREMKVPQGIVLYLVIAAPWYGIMTYYHGSDFINTFIGFHNITRFTTPEHPEGVLWYYYLPVVIIGFFPWTAVLVQSVKASLYTYGQTFAKLQFLNIWAFFILLFFTMSQTKLVSYILPMYPPMALIIGWYLSRLWENRLRGKYLSWPITATLLFGGFISALVWAGQKYPEISLGITLAVGLLLVCLIGVWYAYRHRDVTSMIYVQVAAMVVFSALFVTLLIGPLAANLSCLGISKEFVQHYDGQTPVYVAKFLRPGFAYYSRVYGKELKTPADMNEAFVQPKAYLVLKQDDLDILPMECKQQLVLVAQSADKLLMLKQ, encoded by the coding sequence GTGAAACGACTTCTGCCTGGACTATGGGTGATTATTGTTATTAGCCTGTTTGTGGTCTTTTTTCAACTAGGCTATGTGCCGCTTATAGATCCTGATGAACCCGTATATGCAGAAACCCCATTGGAAATGTTACAGACGCACGATTGGATTTCACCACGTATTTATGGGGAGTTTTGGTATGATAAACCACCCCTTTATTATTGGTTCGTTGCAACAAGTTTTTCCATATTTGGCAGAAGTGACTTTGCTGCTCGTTTGCCATCAGCTCTGATGGCAACGTTCACGGCGATTCTCGTTTATCAAGCGGGAGTGAGGCTGTTTGACCGCCGGGTTGGATTATTTTCTGGCCTTATTCTTGTCACGTCTTTTGAGTTCTTTTATATAGCCAAGGGTGCCGTGACAGATATGACCTTAACTTTTTGTTTAACAGCGGCATTACTTGCTTTTTTGTTTAAACGCTATACTTGGATTTATGTATTTGCTGCCTTGGCCACTGTAGCCAAAGGCCCGATTGGGCTAGCCTTTCCCGGAATTATTATTCTATTGTATTTGGCGGCAGGCAAAAGATGGTCCTTTTTACGGGAGATGAAAGTGCCGCAGGGAATTGTTCTTTATCTCGTCATTGCGGCACCCTGGTACGGTATTATGACTTATTATCATGGCAGCGATTTTATTAATACCTTTATTGGCTTTCATAATATTACACGCTTTACAACACCAGAGCATCCTGAAGGAGTGCTGTGGTACTATTATCTGCCTGTCGTGATCATTGGCTTTTTTCCATGGACGGCAGTACTTGTACAGTCTGTCAAGGCTTCACTTTATACATATGGGCAAACTTTTGCTAAACTACAATTTTTAAATATTTGGGCTTTTTTTATCTTATTGTTTTTTACTATGTCGCAAACCAAATTGGTATCTTATATTTTGCCCATGTATCCGCCAATGGCATTGATTATTGGCTGGTATCTCAGTCGCCTATGGGAAAATCGCCTGAGGGGCAAATATTTATCCTGGCCTATTACTGCGACTTTATTATTTGGTGGTTTCATAAGTGCATTAGTCTGGGCGGGACAGAAGTATCCAGAAATTTCACTTGGCATAACGCTGGCGGTAGGATTGCTTTTGGTCTGCCTGATCGGTGTTTGGTATGCTTATCGTCACCGTGATGTGACTAGCATGATCTATGTTCAAGTCGCAGCTATGGTAGTATTCAGTGCCTTATTTGTCACGCTCCTTATTGGCCCTCTTGCTGCTAATTTGAGCTGCCTAGGGATTTCTAAGGAATTTGTTCAGCATTATGATGGGCAAACGCCTGTTTACGTAGCAAAATTTTTACGCCCCGGATTTGCCTATTATAGTCGTGTTTATGGAAAAGAATTGAAGACGCCGGCTGATATGAACGAAGCTTTTGTTCAGCCTAAAGCCTATTTAGTACTCAAACAAGATGATTTAGATATTTTGCCTATGGAATGCAAACAGCAACTGGTGCTTGTGGCACAATCAGCAGATAAATTGCTCATGTTAAAGCAATAG
- a CDS encoding NAD-dependent epimerase/dehydratase family protein, which yields MKVFLSGGAGFIGSHVAEALIAQSHDVMIFDNLSTGLRENVHPKARFIEGDIRNQNVQQLFEQEHFDAVIHLAAQTGVPASIDSPGYDCDVNILGTVNLLEACRKTNVRRFVFASTAAVYGNTNEVPVTELFQPGPTSFYGLSKLTVEKYLALYHTQFGIDYVVLRYANVYGERQGEGGEGGVVSIFVRKIFNHEPVTIFGDGGQTRDFIYVGDVAAANCQAIVTKRPNQVYNISTQTEISVNTMLKLLEKISGGRANVTYGPARQGDIYQSFLSHARAKEKLPWLPAISLETGLARTYHYLTTKRGS from the coding sequence GTGAAAGTATTTTTATCAGGTGGGGCAGGTTTTATTGGTTCCCATGTCGCAGAGGCATTAATTGCGCAAAGTCATGATGTCATGATTTTTGATAATTTAAGTACTGGTTTACGGGAAAATGTTCATCCCAAAGCGAGATTTATTGAAGGCGATATTCGGAATCAGAACGTTCAGCAGCTTTTTGAACAGGAACATTTCGATGCGGTTATTCATTTGGCTGCACAGACGGGCGTGCCAGCTTCTATTGATTCGCCTGGCTATGATTGTGATGTTAATATTCTAGGAACAGTCAATTTGCTTGAAGCTTGCCGGAAGACAAATGTTAGGCGCTTTGTTTTTGCTTCAACAGCAGCTGTCTATGGCAACACGAATGAAGTCCCTGTGACAGAGTTGTTTCAGCCTGGTCCTACTTCTTTTTATGGGTTGAGTAAATTAACGGTTGAAAAGTATTTAGCCTTATATCACACCCAATTTGGGATAGACTATGTAGTATTACGTTATGCCAATGTCTATGGCGAGCGTCAGGGCGAGGGTGGTGAAGGCGGTGTCGTAAGCATTTTTGTTCGCAAGATTTTTAACCATGAACCTGTAACTATTTTTGGCGATGGTGGGCAAACACGTGATTTTATTTATGTTGGCGATGTGGCTGCCGCTAATTGTCAGGCCATTGTAACTAAGCGGCCTAATCAGGTATATAATATTAGTACGCAAACAGAAATATCGGTCAATACTATGCTGAAGTTACTTGAAAAGATTAGTGGTGGAAGGGCAAATGTGACGTATGGGCCCGCTCGTCAAGGTGATATTTATCAGTCTTTTCTGTCCCATGCTAGGGCGAAAGAAAAATTACCCTGGCTGCCAGCCATCTCATTAGAAACAGGTCTTGCACGGACTTATCACTATTTAACAACCAAGAGGGGGAGCTAA
- a CDS encoding lysylphosphatidylglycerol synthase transmembrane domain-containing protein: protein MSKLYQRLAFLILLVAIISGTVIYFTVDIHTLSSLNFFKPWALLLVLICLAVGMFFDGSRLMHLVRISGESINFMQAVQVVFGNYFLALLTPGAAGGAFAQVMFLRHAGVPIGKATVLVIVRTLLSIFFLVLCMPVVFMAESDHLPWVSPEMLLSISAGMFILAGVTLWLIRTNLLIVFLRPLLKNASHSIRRKVFALYKDVRGGVILLSSAPLSMIRVFGESALSLLALYSMVPVLFLGLGVPVDLGHVMGRMIFLNFLLYFAPTPGGSGIAEGTFVLLFASDLPSGTVGILAVAWRAFAEYLPFIVGMYFTIRTFGQDFLAHHIK from the coding sequence ATGTCTAAACTGTACCAGCGTTTGGCCTTTTTGATCTTACTTGTTGCTATTATATCTGGCACAGTCATTTATTTTACAGTAGATATTCATACCTTAAGCAGCTTGAATTTTTTTAAACCTTGGGCTTTGTTACTTGTACTGATATGCTTAGCGGTTGGAATGTTTTTTGATGGGTCGCGGTTGATGCATCTTGTACGTATTTCAGGGGAGTCCATTAATTTTATGCAGGCTGTTCAAGTTGTTTTTGGAAATTATTTTCTAGCTCTTTTAACACCAGGGGCAGCTGGCGGCGCTTTTGCACAAGTAATGTTTTTACGACATGCAGGTGTGCCCATTGGCAAGGCTACGGTACTTGTCATTGTTCGGACTTTATTGTCGATCTTTTTTTTAGTGCTGTGTATGCCTGTTGTTTTTATGGCTGAAAGCGATCATTTGCCATGGGTTTCACCAGAAATGTTGCTCAGCATTTCAGCGGGGATGTTTATCTTGGCTGGTGTTACTTTATGGTTGATTCGGACGAATTTACTCATTGTTTTTCTTCGTCCCTTATTAAAGAATGCCAGTCATTCCATTCGACGCAAAGTATTTGCTTTATATAAAGATGTACGAGGCGGTGTCATTTTACTGTCTTCGGCGCCATTGAGTATGATCCGGGTATTTGGTGAGTCGGCGCTCAGTCTGCTTGCCTTATATAGTATGGTTCCTGTCCTGTTTTTAGGGCTAGGTGTTCCTGTTGACCTAGGACATGTGATGGGAAGAATGATTTTTTTGAATTTCTTGCTTTATTTTGCACCGACTCCAGGTGGTTCTGGTATCGCGGAGGGAACATTCGTGTTGCTATTTGCGAGCGATTTACCTTCCGGTACGGTGGGAATTCTTGCAGTTGCATGGCGGGCATTTGCTGAATATCTGCCTTTTATTGTTGGTATGTATTTTACCATTCGTACATTTGGTCAGGATTTTTTGGCTCATCATATCAAATAG
- a CDS encoding ChbG/HpnK family deacetylase — MIATHLRQLIVNADDFGLHPLVNAGILEGHRHGCISSTSLMASGGAFLEAVSLAKQTPTLGVGIHLTLVGAERTVCLPESVPTLVNEQGELAKSYGQFLSRYVAGRICLTEIRRELTAQIEKVLETGLAITHLDSHQHMHVVPGIDEIVLDLAQNYHISAVRIPAEPYFFVGGFPGTLPRFIGRGGLTFLAKRARRKFERAGLRTTDQFYGMLAGGTMLPEYFSKIIRMLPVGSSEIMVHPGKENQALNVHYPWCYHWQDELAAVMQPDVKEEMLHQSIELISFKELSYV, encoded by the coding sequence ATGATAGCTACTCATTTAAGACAACTTATCGTTAATGCTGACGATTTTGGACTACATCCTCTCGTTAATGCGGGAATTCTCGAAGGGCATCGGCATGGTTGTATTTCAAGTACATCGCTGATGGCGAGTGGGGGAGCTTTTTTAGAGGCCGTATCACTTGCAAAGCAAACGCCCACGTTAGGCGTGGGGATTCATTTGACACTTGTTGGGGCAGAGCGTACGGTTTGCTTGCCGGAAAGTGTACCCACTCTTGTCAATGAGCAAGGAGAACTTGCCAAGAGCTATGGTCAGTTTTTATCACGATATGTAGCAGGTCGCATCTGTTTAACGGAAATTCGTCGTGAATTGACTGCTCAAATTGAAAAAGTATTGGAAACGGGTTTAGCGATTACTCATTTGGATAGCCATCAACATATGCATGTTGTGCCAGGCATTGATGAAATTGTCCTGGATTTGGCCCAAAATTATCATATTTCAGCTGTACGCATTCCGGCTGAACCTTATTTTTTTGTTGGTGGTTTTCCGGGAACTCTGCCACGATTTATTGGACGGGGTGGACTGACTTTTTTAGCAAAAAGGGCTAGACGAAAATTTGAGCGGGCAGGTCTTCGGACAACGGATCAGTTTTATGGGATGTTAGCTGGCGGCACCATGCTTCCTGAATATTTTTCTAAAATAATCCGAATGTTGCCTGTAGGAAGTTCAGAGATTATGGTTCATCCTGGTAAAGAAAATCAAGCATTAAATGTTCATTATCCTTGGTGTTATCACTGGCAGGATGAATTGGCGGCTGTCATGCAGCCTGACGTGAAGGAAGAAATGCTGCACCAGTCTATTGAGCTTATTTCTTTTAAGGAGTTGTCTTATGTCTAA
- the folE2 gene encoding GTP cyclohydrolase FolE2 has product MKDVQNLTDTRGIAIQKVGVSEVHLPFLIQTKAGDFQSVLAKIKLTVSLPEEFKGTHMSRFIEILSEWSQHPLSNGEMESILRDTLSKLHAQSAELVIRFKYFLEKTAPVSGLKSMLDYDCSFCGRMQLGGKMEFTMGIVVPFTSLCPCSKEISAYGAHNQRGMMRVQIRQQGEAFTWIEDLAVLLEQQGSCPVYPLLKREDEKFVTEKAYENPKFVEDVLRDLVLELRKLPQIEWFQVECENYESIHNHSAYASHIEQIDG; this is encoded by the coding sequence TTGAAAGATGTCCAGAACCTCACAGATACGCGCGGTATTGCTATTCAAAAAGTGGGTGTTAGTGAAGTCCATTTGCCCTTTTTGATTCAAACCAAAGCAGGAGATTTTCAAAGTGTACTAGCTAAAATAAAATTGACAGTGAGTCTGCCTGAAGAGTTTAAGGGAACTCACATGAGCCGTTTCATTGAAATTTTAAGTGAATGGAGCCAGCATCCCCTCTCGAATGGCGAAATGGAAAGTATTTTACGTGATACTTTATCTAAACTCCATGCTCAAAGTGCGGAACTCGTTATTCGCTTTAAATATTTTTTAGAAAAAACGGCACCGGTCAGTGGATTGAAGAGTATGCTTGATTATGATTGCTCTTTTTGTGGGAGAATGCAGCTTGGTGGAAAGATGGAGTTTACCATGGGAATTGTTGTCCCTTTCACCTCTCTATGTCCATGCAGTAAGGAAATATCAGCTTATGGGGCACATAATCAACGCGGTATGATGCGCGTTCAAATTCGACAGCAAGGGGAAGCTTTTACATGGATTGAAGATTTAGCCGTTCTACTCGAACAGCAGGGAAGCTGCCCTGTCTATCCTTTGTTGAAACGGGAAGATGAAAAATTTGTTACTGAAAAGGCTTATGAAAATCCGAAATTTGTGGAAGATGTACTGCGTGATTTGGTGCTTGAGTTAAGAAAATTGCCGCAAATTGAGTGGTTCCAAGTAGAGTGTGAAAACTACGAATCCATACATAATCATAGTGCCTATGCATCTCATATTGAACAGATTGACGGGTAG
- the queC gene encoding 7-cyano-7-deazaguanine synthase QueC, with the protein MKAVILLSGGLDSTVCMSVAKKKGYELYPMSFRYGQRHSRELTSAQQVADHYGVKKHLIIDTNMQDIGGSALTDEHIAVPEGDVQRTGIPITYVPARNLIFLSYALAYAEVVGAEKIFIGVNALDFSGYPDCRPEFIEKFQKLADYSTKAVTQDQRHITIQTPLQYLSKKEIVLLGTKNEAPLHLTTSCYNGGDEACGVCDSCLLRLKGFAEAGLTDPIAYQHGRSE; encoded by the coding sequence ATGAAAGCAGTTATCTTATTGTCAGGTGGTTTAGATTCTACTGTTTGTATGTCAGTGGCAAAGAAAAAAGGTTATGAATTGTATCCCATGAGCTTTCGTTATGGGCAAAGGCATAGCAGGGAACTTACAAGTGCACAGCAAGTTGCGGATCATTATGGTGTGAAAAAGCATTTGATCATCGATACAAATATGCAAGATATTGGTGGCAGTGCTTTGACAGATGAACATATCGCTGTACCTGAGGGCGATGTACAGCGGACAGGCATTCCTATTACCTATGTGCCTGCGCGCAATCTGATTTTTTTAAGCTATGCCTTGGCTTATGCTGAAGTGGTAGGAGCCGAAAAAATTTTTATTGGCGTCAATGCCCTCGATTTTTCGGGATATCCCGATTGTCGACCAGAGTTTATCGAGAAGTTTCAGAAGTTGGCTGATTATTCTACGAAGGCTGTTACGCAGGACCAGCGTCATATTACGATTCAAACACCCTTGCAATATTTATCAAAGAAAGAAATCGTATTACTAGGTACTAAGAATGAAGCACCTCTTCATTTGACAACGAGTTGCTATAATGGCGGCGACGAGGCTTGTGGTGTATGTGATAGCTGCTTGTTAAGATTGAAAGGATTTGCTGAAGCAGGTTTAACTGATCCCATTGCTTATCAACACGGCAGGAGTGAATAA